Within the Trachemys scripta elegans isolate TJP31775 chromosome 4, CAS_Tse_1.0, whole genome shotgun sequence genome, the region aacaggagtacttgtggcaccttagagactaacaaatttattagagcataagctttcgtgggctactgcccacttcttcggatgcccacgaaagcttatgctctaataaatttgttagtctctaaggtgccacaagtactcctgttctttttaatgtataCTGTATGTCAGGAAAAAGTGGCTGGATATTCTGTAATGATAAAACTATGTAAATTAATATGATCAAAGAACTGATGAGGAATATTAATATAACAATTGGATTTATTGCAACTAGAGTATTATATCAAAGCCCATGTAAGATGCTCATATCTCAGAAGAGGATagaaaatgttttcacccctcagctcatagagagccgagaaGTGATACTAATTACAGGAAAGACCACCTTAGAGGGCCAGATCTCTGTATGGTACAATGAATTGTCACTGATGGACCTGGAAAGCAAGACTACCTCTATGGGAAAAGATCTAAAAATGGATATAACTTTGTAACAATGGGAAAATATCCTGAGAAAGGTCAAAACTTCATCTATTTGTGTAACCATTAAGGACAATTATTGCAAAATACTTTATCAATGATATCTCACTCCATTTAAGCTAaaggaaatatataaaaaaggaagTCATAAATGCTGGAGAGGATTTGGAGGAATATGGACTGTTCTGCATGTTATGGTGGGAATGTCTTGATATAATAGTATTTTGAACACAAAAACagcaaataaaattttcaaaataatttaaattaggcTACCCACAGAACCCATAGTGATTTTATTATGTTACAGTCCAAAGGAGACTATTGATTGGGGGAAGGACCCTTTGATCCTTGGGTGCATAAACACcagaatctcgagtaggagtagagaggttattttacaccTATATTTAGCTGTGGTGCcagcactgctggaatattgaGTCCTGTTTTGGTGTCCATACTTCAAGAAACatgttgatgaattggagagggttcaaagaagagcccaagaatgattaaaggattggaaaacatgccataTAGTGATAAACTCCAacaactcaatctatttagcttaacaaagagaaggctaaggagTGCCTTGGTCACAGTCTGCAAGTACCTAcctggagaacaaatatttaataacggtctctttaatctagcagacaaacaagatccaatggctggaaattgaaaccagacaaattcagactggaaataaggtgtaagtttttaacagtgagggtaattacacactggaacaatttaccaaggattgtggtaaattctctgtcactggcaatttttaaagcaagattgactgtttttctaaaagatctgctttagttcaaacaggaattattttgggaatttctatggcctgtgtaaggaggtcagattagattatcacagtggACCTTTCCAGCCTTAGAATCTGTGCATCTATGAATAACACAATTACTACTAGCACCAGATGCATGATCGTTCACTTTTAGAAAAGTACAGATCCCCCAACATTAGTGGTATAGGAAATAAAGTATGTAAAATACttccaatagaaaaaaaatgacagccaGCCTTACAGAAGGATCAAGtcgattttaaaatatatatattactgttttttgaatttgaacaaaataaatacatagataATTATAAGATGTTGACCAAACACAAAGGAACTTTTAAAGGTCACAAATACCGTTTATGATAAGATTTGTTTAACATCTGTATGGAAACTTTATGTGTGTTAGTATGAATGCTTCGCACTTCCGTAACTATTTAATCGTGGTTTATAGTAACAATGGCTCAATTActtgtacattttaaataaagaaaatttttACAATAATTAAGTTATAAAGCCAAAACTTCATTATACTATGGCCAAAAATCATCCAAGTGTGAGTCTTACTGAAGAAATTAAATATGAGCAACTATACTCCGCTAGGAATTTGGGTCATAATACTACAAAGGGATACAGACCTTAATGCTTCAGAGTATAAGCATGATGGCCAACAGGAGGGTCAGTAAAGTATTTTGTCCCCCTATCCCTGCCATGTCACATTCAATGACAGCCACTGCATAACTAGAGCCTAATCCTGCAAGCactctacataagaacataagttaTTGACGTCAATGgtagttgagggtgctcagtatcTCCTAAGACCTAGCTCTTCCCCAGACCTATTCTAGAGCGTTTTATTTTCCTCTGAAAGATCAGACCTTGACCACAGCTGTTAGCAAGATCCCagactagatagaccattggtttgCTCCAATATGGCAGCTCCTATGTTTTTACCTAAGTGTACACGCACTATACATCCCGGTTTACTTCAGCAGGCTCCAGATTTTTACCAATGGCTGCCTAATTGCTCAGtttgggtgggaagtgggagtcTTACATGTATATGGAGCCCTCTTATAGCAGTGGTAACACCTGTGGGGGTTCTGGTGGTTTTccttagattattttaaaaacaatgtattaACTAAAAATCCCACCTTCATCCTCCTCAGAGTCAGAAAACTCATGCTCCATGGTGGCGTGTCCTTGTCACCACACTGAGAATGCTGCTTGTTACTTTGCTTTTTCTCCTCTGCGAATTAGTAGTTTACAGTCATCTCTGACACCCTCACACAAAACCCCTGTCACAGCCACCCGACTCTAATTATCAATCACAGAACCTCCAGGAGCAAGGGTGTCATCTATACAATTTGTAATCTTGATTTATACTGTTTCTGAACAGGAAGGTCACATTTCCCAGTCACTGGGGCTGCCAGGGTCGTGTGGGAAGTTTTTGCAAGGCCCCTCTTTCATTTCTTCTCAAGCATTCCGTGACCTCATCTATACATTATGACTCAAGATAGATGAAACTTACAACGGGATATCCTGCAGTCATGTTACATCAGTCTTTGAGTGCATCAGATCCCACTAAGTAGGATCAGAACCGGTCAGCATTTGGGTAAGTGTTTCAGAAAGTGGTGCTAATAAGCTGGTAAGGGGTGCTCACCCCTCAGAGTCACTAGTGAATCAATATCCCAGCCTGGTACATTTTCAGATGAGAAATTCAGTCATGACCATTTGTAGTCTTTAAAGAACTCTCAGCACTTTTTGCAAAAGTTGGTTTATTAGTCCCCATGTCCTGAACAGATTCCAACTTGAGTAATTGCATCTTGCCTACTGTATACAGATGTGCTCTGTAAAGATATAAACACCTAAAAGTGCCCCAAACCcaggtatttattatttatccaaGCAATCTTAACTGATGCCAAAGTTGAGGCTCCATTGAATTGTCAAAGGAATTGGAtcagtgctttttatttatttatttatttacagtgttaGGGGACCACTCAAAAGGTTGACAAAAATCATTTTCTTAACAAAGGAGGCTTTTTTGATAAAGGTGGAGGAGAACTATACTCAGTACATTTAGGGGCAGTCTTCCACTACAGGAGGTAGCCCAATAAAGATAGTTTCTCATAGAGGTTTCACAATGTATATAGCACACACAGATTGCTAAGTgctatatagatataaaaaaaaagtccctgccccaaagaattggCTATCTTAGACACTTTGGTAGTTTTGTTTACCCATATTTTACATAAATCTCTCAACCATTCCAGTTGTCAGAGTTCAAACAGGGTTATACTTTGGTGCAGAAGAGTAAAATGTTGCGtaagccaatggaagttttgaccTTGAAATGTAGGCCCATTGTATGTTTTGttgtttgtgaatattttttctaGTGCAGGCATTACAATTTTGGTAGCTCAGACATTTGTTTGCTTGTGGTACTAATTAATATTCCTTGTGACACTAGTTAACAGTCCTCACATGTTTCACTGTGATTGTCCCAATGTTGGTTGGTTCTTGGATACTATAACTCTTCTCTCAAAGAtcgactttgttttaaaaatgcccaAGTAATTATCATTTGCTGTTTCAATAGCCTGCTGCCTCTGAGCTATTAGTAACATCACCTTCCATATCTGTAGCTGAACAAAGAGGAACAGTCCAGTAGTTAGGACGCTAGTCTAAGACTTATGAGACCTCAGTTCAGTtacctgctctgtcacagatttcctgtatgaccttagacaagtcactttgtCTGTGCCTCACTGGTAAAATAGGATAATAGTAATGTCCcttcctcacagcagtgttgtgataaatacagtaaagactgtgaggtgttgagatggtaatgggggccatataagtaccttaggtAAATTAATGGAAGGTAAATTTTGCTCTgtggttttgaaacaaaattattttgaaaatactCTACAGATCACCAATCATTTTGTCTTATGAACCATCTTGCAGCCGTCAGTGCAGGTCCTGTTAACATGTCAGCAATATCCATTTTGGCTAGAGGTTTCAGAGTTGTTTTTGATGGAGATATGATTAATGTGCTCATCAGCAAGTGATGGGTTTGGTTTTAATGGATGTTTGGAGATACAGTCAGCAGATTTAGTCTTTCCAGTTCTGTGTATTACTACTTGTGTATAAGACATCACAAGTATACTTGGAGTAAGAGGGCATATTGGTACTCAATTTTATCTGACAGTTTGGTTTCAGATTTTTAACATGGTCATAATGATGAATGTAGTAAAATGTTCAAACTCTTCTCTTTCCAGATGAAACTATCTGGTTTCAATATGTGACAGGCTTcaactttcatgggctacaatGTGATCATGACCAGCTGGGTCTGTTTGATTCTATATAGCTCTGAGTTTAGAGGGCTTCAGTCAGTCTTCTATTAAAGGAAGGGTTGAAGGACAACATGCTCATATGTTTGAAAATACATGTCCAAAGACTTttaagtagatttaaaaaaaattgatcttgACCCTGTTTGATATGGGGGCATTCTAGGATTTTCTTTAGTGCATCATCATGGTCTTGATGTCTTGTTCTGCACACACCTTACTGGATGGATTAGATGCAGCAGATATTACaatcttttggggggagggatagctcagtggtttgagtattggcctgccaaacccagggttgtgagttgaatccttgagggggccccttagggatctggggcaaaaataggacttggtcctgctagtgaaggcagagggctggactcaatgacctttcaaggtcccttccagttctaggagataggatatctccattaatttaattttgtaatgCATTGGCCAATGTGAGTCAAAAAGGTGGTTAGGTATGTGAATTCAGGGCCCATTTGGAATTGATGGAATTCTTGTTTAGGCCTAGTTTTGATAAACATCCAGCACTATTAAGGCAATGTACTATACAGCCCAGATGAGTGTAATATATGCTGCTCCTGACTGATTTCCTCCATGGGACACCACACACAGCTCTGAGCAGgtataattagggttaccatatgtccgggttTTCCCAGACATGGCCTCTTTTTTGGTCCACCGATCTCTGTCCAggcagatttttcaaataagaggaaATGTCCAGGATTTTTCCTTGTGGATTGGATGTTGTCACTCAGAACGAGCCATCTCCATGCCCCGATTGGTCCCTCCTCTGCATACTCAGCTGCCAGATCCTGGCCTGCCAAATAAGCAGAGCCACCAAGCGCCTCTCCACCGGGCTAACTGCCCTGAAGTGGGGCCTCAGAGCCCAGCTAGAAGGGGTGATGGGGCCAGAGTGACAGGGAGGGGGATAGGCCTGCAAGGAGGTGCTGACTGAAGGCTGGTGCTGTATCCCAGGCCTGCACCAATCGCCCTACCATTGTGATAAGGAGCACGACACTGCCCACCACCTTGAAAGTGCAGCCACAGGCACCCCCCAAATACCCTCCCTGTACACACACCCCCCCTCCAGTGCCACCCCAATgcccctcccagtacacacacccctcccacacaccccaactgTACCCTCCCCTCCCGCTGGTGCAGCATCCTCTGTTTAGGAACTTGAGTGGTAACCTAGGTGTGAGATGAGCGGATACCCAAACGGGATCACACACAGCACAGCTTCACAACGCAGACTCATACACACAGGGTGGGGACGCGGGGCTGAGAGAGGAGGCGGCCAGGAGCTCCTGGGGAAGTTTACAAGCCTcatccccccagctctgctccccgcCGCGCTCGGTCTCCGGGACCcttctccctccagccccaggaTGGGCGGGCTGAGGCCATGCGGGGGGCGCGAGGCAGCGCTGTGCCAAGGCCAGGCCGGGCCGCCGGCGGCTCCCAATAAAGTTGTTGTTGAGGCGGAGCCGGGCTGGCACGtgggcagaggctgggagagGATCGGGCTGGGCGGCATGATCTGCACCGTGCTCTgctacctgctgctgcccgcgGCGCGGCTCCTCCGCGTCCTCCGAGGTaacagcccccctgcccctcccacggCCCGTGAGGCCCCGGCCCCGGCGTGCGGACTGCGGCAGGCTACTGCCTGCGCCCAGGGGTGCAACTCGCAGCACGGGTCCTGCGGACACTCCTGCAGCCCACCCCGACCGGCGGGACGTGGAGCAATTAGATCACCTCGGGCCCGAGGTGACAGCCCCCCAGGGCGATCCCCCTCAGCTCCTGGGCCTCAGGTGACAGGGCTCCCCTACCCCCCCAGGGCGATCCCCCTCAGCTCCTGGGCCTCAGGTGACAGGGCTCCCCTACCCCCCCAGGGCGATCCCCCTCAGCTCCTGGGCCTCAGGTGACAGGGCTCCCCTACCCCCCCGGGGTGACCCCCCTCAGCTCCTGGGCCTCAGGTGACAGGGCTCCCCTACCCCCCCGGGGTGACCCCTCTTGGGCCTCGAGTGACAGGCCTCCTCTATGCCCctggggggggccccccccctcAGCTCCTGGGCCTCAGGTGACAGgcctcccctgctcccctggaGGGACCACCCTCAGGTCTCGGGCCTGGGGTGATAGGCCTCCCCTACCCCCCGAGGCTCACCCACCTCAGCTCCTGGGGTGACATGCCTTCTCAAGGGACACCCAGCTCACCAATGTTTCCGAGAGAGACTGGCTCTCCCAGGCCCTCTTGGGTACCTCCCCCAGCTCTCACCGAGGAACTCTGGGTAGACCGAGGAACCCCGAGGAGACCAACTTCCCCCAGGCCATTTTGGATAGCCCCAGGCCTGATTGTTATTGTTTATATAGGCCTTGCAACAGTGCTAaaattatggggggaggggaagtagggGGGCCCTGAATGTCAGGTATATCTTGCTTTAATTTAAACAGTAGTGAGACTAAAGGGGGGCATTAAATAGAAGTGAGGTAGGCCCTAAAACTGGTAAGGGGCCCACTTCCCAGCCCTCCCTCTGTAATTTAAGAGCTGCTTAGCAGTGATCTAAGTGCTTTCACATCAGAAGacaaggcccctgccctgaggagcttggGCTCTAGGCAGATGGAGGCAGGGCTGAGAGGCATCTGAAGCTGTGCTCTAGAACTGGCTGAACAATtactcaatttctctctctctctctgtttgttttaaaggagtCAAGATTCTCAGTCATCTAATTATATAGCTAATCAGAGGAGGGTTTAAAAAAGAGTGGAGGCTTGGTGGAGTGGTCAGGTGAGACCATCTCTAGGTcctcctcccagctctgaccATTGTGTATAGGGAAGAGCAGCTCCTCCAGATCTCAGGAAACTCCAAATCTGATTGCTAAAAAAAATAGCAGTGCAtctacaggagagatgggctcctcCAGGCTAGTGCTGACTACTAGCAATAGAGCAGAGGTCCCCCATCTGCAGAGCACGGGGGAACATTTGGGGGGCTTGCaactggggccagggccagctcccgcAAGGGTTGGGGAGAAAGTGCCACtcagctccactcctggctctggctgctggccccatgcctggGGATCAGCTGCCAACCCTGCACCCGGGGCTCCACTCTCAACCCCATGTCTGGGAATCTGCttccggctgccggccccatGACTGGGGTCCTGTCTGCCAGCCCTACATCTTGGGTTCAGCTCTTGGCCACAGCTGCTGGTTGAGGCTCCACTCTCACCCACAGCTgtggctccagcctcagcccccttacgcATATCCGTGTCCCCCACCTCCTAGAGCCACAGCCTCGCTCCCAGTTCAGGAGTGGTGGTGtgtggacaggggtaagagggGGGGTATGAGGCGAAAAGTTGGGGGACCACTGCAGTAGAACATTCTTCTTGGGGGAATGTACTTAAAGCAAACAATTTCAAGGGGAAATGTCTTTAgaaaattattatattttaattattttttttcctttcactttatACATCCTCCcccatcaaaataaaataaaataggatgCATCCGAAGCTAAGTACCTTGAGAAtacttaaaaatacatttttataagcgCTTGTCTACATATGCAGTTACTCTGAAATACCTAATCCATtctaaattcacaccctaccttttTTTGGAATAGCATTTATACATAGACAAACTCTGATTTGTAGTTCCATTCATTTCTCTTAGCCATTCCCACTCCTCAATCTTCAATGAGCAATATCCAGGTTAAAGATAGACTAATAATGAAAAACACACACTCATCGCCCTCTTAATTGTCACCTCTCTTCTAAAGAGCAAGAGTCAAACTGTTTCAaaagaagggtgggaggggagcaagtTCTAAATGCCCTGCTAACACCTGTGAAATATGGGGGCTTCAGTGCCTCCACTGAATATGATTGCAGCAGTATGACATAGGGTAAAGGTGGTCTTTTGGGTTGGAAGGTTTTAGCCATTTATGATCTTATAGGACACTTATAGACAAGGTAGATGAGAGCACTTGTGTAATAGTCTTGTGTTGAGATACTTGCTAATCAAGTGGCTGCCAAGTTCTTTTGATGAGTAAGTGGTCATTAAGCCCTCAATCCCCTGTTTTTGCCTCTTAAAATGGGATTTCAAGGTTTATCCTATTTACAGATCATGCAAAGGCTCCCAGTGTAGTCCTGAGTTAGGATTGGGGAATCAATATCATTAGATTAAAAAACTgtatttctgtagcacctttcaCCCAAAGTATCCCCAGGTGGTTCACAGATAGAACTTTGTGTCTACAGTAAAGTCTCTCTGTAGCTTTCTGGGTGCTGCCAGTACTTCAGTGCTATGCTGATGCGCCAGTGTGCAATCATGATGGCATCTGAGGCTATCCTCCACTTCTGGGGgatttgtggggaggagggatctTTTCTGGCCCCATCTTCCCTGTGTAATGACTCCTCTGACCATCTCAGTTAGATGGTGTTTACATGGTGAGAGCTCCATTTATCCCTCTATGGCCAGAGGAGCAGGATGTGGGGTTGGGATACTGCTGAAATACTGACAAATATTGGGTGGGGTTCCTCACAACTTGAAGGGAaatcccccagccctctgctatTGCTAGGTACATAATGATTGGTTTGTAAGCAGACTCTGGGAGAGATGGATGCCTCCTCTTTACCATCCATCTCTGGTAATACATATATAACTCGGTTTCTAAACAGGATTGCAGAAGGTATTCTAAGAGAGATGGGCTCTTCCAGATCCTCACAGCATGAATTAACGTTCATAATGATCACTATGACCTGCTTAGCAGTGACTGTAATGACCTTTCTGTAATCAGACTTACACACTTGTTcattataataatacttagttcttATTATTACTAGAAATTCTAATGGTGTGCCTAGATAAGACAGTGTTGAGCATATTAGAAATACTGATATATACTGATACAGGGAATATGTCTCTTTGTGTCAGTGCTTTGCttctcacacatacaaaatattttgacttagAAAATGCCAGTAAAAGCTTATAGTGATATTGCTGACTCTTGCGTGCTGTTATCCAGGGTGACCTTCCATTACAGGGTGTACAAAGTGAGCAAGGAACAGGAGAAGAAAATGAATGATTTGCAGAGAACACAATATGCTAATCAGTAATGGGGACATGATTGCACAGAGATATTAGCAAAAACACACATGCTTTTATCATCTTGAAGAGTATAAAGGGGAGATACTAGTGAAACTAGTATGTTCTTGTGTTGAGCGTGCACTGAAGTATTTGGCCCATTACAGATGTCAGTCACCCACTGAGTGAATATCATGGTCTTCCTATTCTCAGACCATAGTTTCTTTCATGTTAGTGTTTTCCCTAATGGGGCTTTTCCATCTTTAACTTCCGTGTTTGTGCTTCCTGTGTTGGTCTCTCCACTCCTTTTCTTATATGCATTTGAAAAGACAATTCAATGTGGAATGGATCTTCTATATTGGGTGTCTACAATTATGGAAATTCCTGATATCTAAATATGCTGCCAGCTGAGGACCCTTGTTCATTTCCTGAAAATTCACCGATTCCAAAGGTCAGCTGCTAGAACTTCTTCCTGATGTCTCTGCCCCATGTGGCTCAATGTATTTGTGTTTGTATGGAAGATGCCAAAGAAGGGCCAGTACAATAGCATAGATGCTGCTCTGCTGACCACTTATTGCACTGTATAAATGATAATATAAAACCAGCCTAAATTTTACTGTCCGTTAAACCAGCAccacctcactgaagtcaatggcattgtACCGGCATAACTAAAGTCAGAATATGGTCCAAGAGGCAGCCTTAATTACTCAGCACTATAACTATGCACCTTTTTTGAGAAGCTAGTCTGTGCTGTTGATACATTCAAATCGTTCTGTTGCACCAAATAGTAACTGATTTCTCTAGCCTAAATGAGCGAATAAGTGAAGAGAGCCATGGATTTTAACCATTGTCTTGTATTGAATTTTTGACAGATGCTTTCTTTACGTGTCGAAAGAACGTGCTTCTGGAGAAGAGCCCGACCGCCCAGGTAGGGGGCATCTCTTCTGTGCCCAGCAGGAGGTCAGTCCCAGAAGAGGAGGaagccctgctgcagcagcagctggaggaggaagctggtgGGCTACACAGCAGTGAGactgctccagcagtggggaaggtGTCAGCCACACTGACTAGTGACTGGCTGGAAGGCTCGGAATTATTGATGACCAGCCTCAGCAATTTGGGTGTGGCTTCAGAGGTCACATGGTGCAGTGATCAGCAACATGATGAGCTACATACCTTAATGTCTCTAGGACCAAAGGAACATGTTGCGGTCACACTGGCAAAATTACCAGAAGAGGAAAGTGTGGCTATGGTGGGCATTGCAGCATGGTCAGCTGTAAGGACACAGACCGATCACCAGATTAGTGGCTGCACCCCTTCATCCTCCCTTTCCAGGGCTGAAGATACTGCTGTGCTGGGCTGGAGCTTAGCGCGTGACACAGAGATAGTGCCAGTGGAGGCCACAGCCTGGCCCTTTTATGATACAGGACAATTCCAGCCTTTTCCAGCAGAGAGATCTTACCACGGTCAGTAGTAATACAATCTTGTTTGATTCTGAGTGTGTGGTGCTAAATTGGGATGAGGTAGTGTAACAAAACTTTCTGATCTCCCTGCATGTGGATGCTAAATCCTGGGTGAGCTGAGTATGTCTGTACTTGCTTCTGTTAGGCATAGGCTGCATCTTTCCATGCCAGGATGATTGCATCTGGtaatgaaaatgataaaagtaATTTTTGCTGATGGAAAGGCAAGGCTTCTGGCATTATTGGGTTGACTAGTGTTGCTAATCACAATTCCTGTGAAGTTAACATAGGTGCTCACTTCATACTGGAGATGGCCTCCAAAGAATGGTTGagtttttccaaaacattttctcCCCATTAGGACCCTGCCATTCCATCCCTGGTGGCAGCTATTCAAGTTAATCAAAGAAAATCATCCAAGGGCCCATTTAGAGTTCAAGATGTCCAGATTTAGGGAACAAGAGAACAGCTAATCCCTATGTCCCAGCTAGCAGGAGCATTCCAGGAAATAGGACAGGGAAAGATACCCAGCATATATCTGACCTGACCTGTCTTCCTCTCTTTTACATATAGAGATTTTATGGAGGGACTGGGAGGAGCTCTCTACCCAGCCTGCTGTTCCAGAGCTGGGCTCAGAGAATGGGCCTCTGTTTGAATTCCGAGTCATGTCTTACAACATTCTGGCCCAGGACCTGGTGGAGCAGAGCCCTGATCTCTACCTGCATTGCCAACCAGATATCCTGGACTGGAGCTATCGTCTCCCAAACCTCTTGCAGGAGATCCAGCACTGGGACCCTGATGTGAGTACTACCCAGGCTctttcatgtcagctatcaccAGAGTTTTTGGGGTGTGAAGCCAGTGCCTCTGGGGTTATTAGGGTCCTTGGGTATGTGCCCACTGGCTCCTATAACCTTACTAGGATCTATTCTTTGATTGTAGGGGCTCAACTTTTCCTAATAGAAGTAGGAGTAGGACAGCCTGCTGCAGTCCGTGGGGAGGAGTCAGAGCCTATAGGGCAATCTGGAACAAGCCCAGAGATGAGGCCTACATGGGGGTGGACTTCCTGTTCCTTGCTTGCTTCTGCATTCCTTAGGCTAGTTTAGCATGCTGAGGAAGAAGTGTGCTCACCACTAAGGATGAGAAGTGAATTTTATTTCACTCTTGCATTCCCACTGGGTAACTGAAGGAGAAGTATGCGCTTCAGAAGTCATAGAGCATGCTCTGtctcagtggttcttaaccaagggtatgtgtacccctgggggtggCAGAGGACTTCCaggggtacattaactcatctggatatttgcctagttttacaacaggctacataaaaagccctagcaaagtcagtacaaactaaaatttcatagacaatgatttgtttatactgctctgtacactatacactgaaatgtaagtacaatatttatattccgatttatttattttataattatatggtaaaaatgag harbors:
- the ANGEL1 gene encoding protein angel homolog 1 isoform X4 yields the protein MGGLRPCGGREAALCQGQAGPPAAPNKVVVEAEPGWHVGRGWERIGLGGMICTVLCYLLLPAARLLRVLRDAFFTCRKNVLLEKSPTAQVGGISSVPSRRSVPEEEEALLQQQLEEEAGGLHSSETAPAVGKVSATLTSDWLEGSELLMTSLSNLGVASEVTWCSDQQHDELHTLMSLGPKEHVAVTLAKLPEEESVAMVGIAAWSAVRTQTDHQISGCTPSSSLSRAEDTAVLGWSLARDTEIVPVEATAWPFYDTGQFQPFPAERSYHEILWRDWEELSTQPAVPELGSENGPLFEFRVMSYNILAQDLVEQSPDLYLHCQPDILDWSYRLPNLLQEIQHWDPDVLCLQEVQENHYWEQLEPTFRMMGFVCLYKRRTGKKTDGCAVCYKHSRFQLISASPVEYFRPGLDILNRDNVGLVLLLQPLLPEGVGQKATSPLCVANTHVLYNPRRGDIKLAQMALLLAEVDKIAKTVDGIYCPVILCGDLNAVPDSPLYKFIRNGQLSYHGMPAWKVSGQEDFSQQLHQRKLQTPLWPSSLGITENCQYVSLCQPKKSGHWHNLQGRTGECAAPGTLLDKDSLLSEYLI
- the ANGEL1 gene encoding protein angel homolog 1 isoform X3; amino-acid sequence: MGGLRPCGGREAALCQGQAGPPAAPNKVVVEAEPGWHVGRGWERIGLGGMICTVLCYLLLPAARLLRVLRDAFFTCRKNVLLEKSPTAQVGGISSVPSRRSVPEEEEALLQQQLEEEAGGLHSSETAPAVGKVSATLTSDWLEGSELLMTSLSNLGVASEVTWCSDQQHDELHTLMSLGPKEHVAVTLAKLPEEESVAMVGIAAWSAVRTQTDHQISGCTPSSSLSRAEDTAVLGWSLARDTEIVPVEATAWPFYDTGQFQPFPAERSYHEILWRDWEELSTQPAVPELGSENGPLFEFRVMSYNILAQDLVEQSPDLYLHCQPDILDWSYRLPNLLQEIQHWDPDVLCLQEVQENHYWEQLEPTFRMMGFVCLYKRRTGKKTDGCAVCYKHSRFQLISASPVEYFRPGLDILNRDNVGLVLLLQPLLPEGVGQKATSPLCVANTHVLYNPRRGDIKLAQMALLLAEVDKIAKTVDGIYCPVILCGDLNAVPDSPLYKFIRNGQLSYHGMPAWKVSGQEDFSQQLHQRKLQTPLWPSSLGITENCQYVSLCQPKKSDRRKYSRNFLLQFRFCDAACERPTHLILWKGVTDVKPDRPAHWPKHLTMVNDPDPELFFPREWGSCFFSAGLQVLSGMTLI